In Paenarthrobacter sp. GOM3, a single window of DNA contains:
- a CDS encoding histidine phosphatase family protein, with protein MATVILVRHGRTTANASGLLAGRAPGISLDQIGRDQAAVTGDRLAPVPLVGVVSSPLERCQQTAQLILDRQDGSPYSPIEPALTECDYGQWQGRKLSDLATEDLWQVVQSQPSAAVFPGGESMAAMQARSVAAIRRHDAAFEAEHGPESVWVAVSHGDVIKSILADALGMHLDLFQRISVDPASVSIVRYGSPRPTVVATNTVAGDLSWLSRAVPSGDAPVGGGAGHTTP; from the coding sequence ATGGCGACAGTTATCCTCGTGCGGCACGGCCGCACCACAGCCAATGCCTCCGGACTCCTGGCTGGCCGGGCCCCCGGCATCAGCCTCGACCAGATCGGCCGCGACCAGGCAGCCGTCACCGGAGACCGGCTTGCGCCGGTGCCATTGGTCGGGGTGGTGTCGAGCCCTCTTGAGCGTTGCCAGCAGACCGCCCAGCTCATCCTTGACCGCCAGGACGGCTCGCCCTACTCGCCGATCGAACCTGCGCTCACCGAGTGTGACTATGGACAGTGGCAGGGACGCAAGCTCAGTGATCTCGCGACCGAGGATCTGTGGCAAGTCGTACAATCCCAACCATCCGCAGCCGTCTTTCCCGGCGGCGAGTCGATGGCCGCCATGCAGGCCCGCTCAGTAGCAGCCATCAGGCGCCACGATGCAGCTTTCGAAGCCGAACACGGTCCGGAGTCCGTATGGGTGGCGGTCAGCCATGGCGACGTCATCAAGTCCATACTCGCCGATGCGCTGGGAATGCACCTTGACCTCTTCCAGCGCATCAGCGTTGACCCCGCCTCGGTATCGATTGTCCGCTACGGCTCCCCTCGGCCTACCGTCGTCGCGACCAACACGGTGGCCGGCGATCTGTCCTGGCTCTCCAGAGCTGTGCCTTCCGGCGACGCTCCGGTTGGCGGCGGCGCAGGGCATACGACGCCGTGA
- a CDS encoding 4-hydroxy-3-methylbut-2-enyl diphosphate reductase codes for MTSTAISIPMPSVPRRRRSPEEVQAAAPVTGPKKVLLAAPRGYCAGVDRAVIAVEKALEHYGPPVYVRKQIVHNVHVVSSLEEQGAIFVEETDEVPEGALVIFSAHGVSPAVVQSAEDRGLRTIDATCPLVTKVHREAVRFAKDDYDILLIGHEGHEEVEGTAGEAPEHIQIINGPHEVDKVTVRDPEKTIWLSQTTLSVDETMETVRLLKDRFPTLQDPPSDDICYATTNRQVAIKKIAPQADLVIVVGSANSSNSVRLVEVALEYGAKSSYRVDFANEVDEAWFEGVATVGVTSGASVPEVLVQDVLRLLADYGYGEVQEVVTAEEDLLFSLPKELRATLKKAGDVTRALGGRGNRPTS; via the coding sequence ATGACCTCCACAGCAATTTCCATTCCGATGCCCAGCGTGCCCCGGAGACGGCGATCGCCGGAAGAGGTACAGGCGGCGGCACCCGTCACAGGTCCCAAGAAGGTCCTGCTGGCAGCTCCCCGCGGTTATTGCGCCGGCGTGGACAGGGCTGTCATCGCCGTCGAAAAGGCACTGGAGCACTACGGTCCTCCCGTCTACGTTCGCAAGCAGATCGTCCACAACGTCCACGTGGTCAGCTCGCTGGAAGAACAAGGGGCCATCTTCGTTGAGGAAACGGACGAGGTTCCCGAAGGCGCACTGGTCATTTTCTCCGCCCACGGAGTTTCACCGGCAGTGGTCCAGTCGGCAGAGGACCGTGGCTTGCGCACCATTGACGCGACGTGCCCGCTGGTCACCAAAGTCCACCGCGAAGCCGTGCGCTTTGCCAAGGACGACTACGACATTCTTCTCATCGGCCACGAAGGCCACGAGGAAGTCGAGGGCACAGCCGGCGAGGCTCCCGAGCACATCCAAATCATCAACGGTCCGCACGAGGTGGACAAGGTCACAGTGCGCGATCCCGAGAAGACCATCTGGCTCTCGCAGACCACGTTGAGCGTGGACGAAACCATGGAGACCGTCCGCCTCCTGAAGGACCGTTTCCCGACGCTCCAGGATCCGCCCAGCGACGACATCTGCTATGCCACCACCAACCGTCAGGTGGCCATCAAGAAGATCGCGCCGCAGGCTGACCTGGTTATTGTGGTTGGTTCGGCCAACTCATCGAACTCGGTACGCCTGGTTGAAGTTGCCCTCGAGTACGGGGCCAAGAGCTCCTACCGCGTGGACTTCGCCAACGAGGTGGACGAAGCCTGGTTCGAAGGCGTCGCGACCGTCGGCGTAACCTCCGGTGCGTCCGTCCCCGAAGTTCTCGTCCAGGATGTCCTGCGCCTGCTGGCCGACTACGGCTATGGCGAAGTCCAGGAAGTGGTAACAGCGGAGGAAGATCTCCTGTTCTCGCTCCCCAAGGAGCTGCGAGCTACGTTGAAGAAGGCCGGCGACGTGACCCGGGCCCTGGGTGGCCGCGGGAACCGTCCTACGTCCTAG
- a CDS encoding peptide ABC transporter substrate-binding protein, whose amino-acid sequence MRFSRTSKALGVAAIIALAVTGCGGGGGSNNNSSAAADPNKVISAYSNEPQNPLLPANTNEVYGGRVVELLFEGLRAYDSDGKPVNALADSIETTDSQNWTIKVKSGAKFTNGEAITAKTFVDSWNFAALSTNLQNNGFFFESIEGYADVSAVTQTTGADGKKTSTPAPTAQTMSGLAAKDDQTITVKLSQPEADWSLRLGYSAFYPLPSEALKDPKKFGENPIGNGPYKFEKEGAWVHDQSISLVKNPDYSGPRAAKNGGVTFKFYTDPGPAYTDLQADNLDVTDVVPSNALKTYTTDFPDRNSTRPNANNSTLNIPGYNPNFQGEAGTLRRQALSHAINREEITKVIFNGTRTPATEFTAPVLDGYNDSIPGSDVLKFDVQKAKDLWAQAEKIKPYDGSKPLLIASNTDGGNKEWIDAVANGFKNNLGIQAEIQPFAKFAEVLDLRKSQSLPGLTRAGWQGDYPSLYNFLGPVWATNASSNYEKYSNPEFDKLLKEGLAAKTPEDANKKFNQAQEVLFKDLPGLPLWYRATPIVWSNNVVSAETGWNGGIRYFDIEAK is encoded by the coding sequence ATGCGTTTCTCGCGCACTTCCAAAGCTCTAGGCGTAGCGGCGATCATCGCCCTCGCAGTGACCGGTTGCGGCGGCGGCGGCGGCAGCAACAACAACAGCTCAGCCGCAGCTGACCCCAACAAGGTCATCTCCGCATACAGCAACGAACCGCAGAACCCGCTGCTGCCGGCCAACACCAACGAGGTGTACGGTGGCCGCGTCGTCGAGTTGCTGTTCGAAGGCCTTCGCGCCTACGACTCCGACGGCAAGCCGGTTAACGCCCTGGCGGATTCGATCGAGACAACCGACTCGCAGAACTGGACCATCAAGGTCAAGTCCGGTGCCAAGTTCACCAACGGTGAGGCCATCACAGCCAAGACCTTCGTTGATTCCTGGAACTTCGCCGCTCTGAGCACCAACCTCCAGAACAATGGCTTCTTCTTCGAGTCCATCGAAGGCTACGCCGATGTCAGCGCGGTCACCCAGACCACGGGCGCTGACGGCAAGAAGACCTCCACTCCGGCGCCGACGGCACAGACCATGTCCGGTCTCGCTGCCAAGGACGACCAGACCATCACAGTCAAGCTCTCCCAGCCGGAGGCTGATTGGTCCCTGCGTCTTGGCTACTCCGCCTTCTACCCGCTTCCCTCCGAGGCTCTGAAGGACCCCAAGAAGTTCGGCGAGAACCCCATCGGCAACGGTCCGTACAAGTTTGAAAAGGAAGGTGCCTGGGTACACGACCAGTCCATCTCCCTGGTCAAGAACCCGGACTACAGCGGCCCGCGTGCAGCCAAGAACGGTGGCGTGACCTTCAAGTTCTACACCGATCCCGGCCCCGCATACACGGATCTCCAGGCTGACAACCTCGACGTCACCGACGTCGTTCCGTCGAACGCCCTGAAGACCTACACCACGGACTTCCCGGACCGGAACTCCACCCGCCCGAACGCCAACAACTCCACCCTGAACATCCCGGGCTACAACCCGAACTTCCAGGGCGAAGCTGGAACGCTGCGTCGTCAGGCTCTTTCCCACGCCATCAACCGTGAAGAGATCACCAAGGTCATTTTCAACGGCACGCGTACCCCGGCCACCGAGTTCACCGCACCGGTCCTCGACGGTTACAACGATTCCATCCCCGGAAGCGACGTCCTGAAGTTCGACGTCCAGAAGGCCAAGGACCTGTGGGCACAGGCTGAGAAGATCAAGCCTTACGACGGCTCCAAGCCGCTCCTCATCGCCTCCAACACTGATGGTGGCAACAAGGAATGGATCGACGCCGTAGCAAACGGCTTCAAGAACAACCTCGGCATCCAGGCTGAAATCCAGCCGTTCGCCAAGTTTGCTGAAGTTCTTGATCTGCGCAAGTCGCAGTCTCTCCCGGGTCTGACGCGCGCCGGCTGGCAGGGTGACTACCCGTCCCTGTACAACTTCCTGGGACCGGTTTGGGCAACCAACGCATCGTCCAACTACGAGAAGTACTCGAACCCTGAGTTCGACAAGCTCCTCAAGGAAGGCCTTGCAGCCAAAACGCCCGAGGACGCCAACAAGAAGTTCAACCAGGCACAGGAAGTCCTCTTCAAGGACCTCCCCGGCCTGCCGTTGTGGTACCGCGCAACCCCGATCGTCTGGAGCAACAATGTCGTCTCAGCTGAAACCGGCTGGAACGGCGGCATCCGTTACTTCGACATTGAGGCCAAGTAG
- a CDS encoding ABC transporter permease, producing MVRFIFRRLLQVIPVFLGTTLLVYYMVFALPGDPIAALFGDRQPPQSVIDALRAQYNLDQPFWVQYGLFLKNLFTFNLGVDFTQQPIAAALGRAFPVTAMLAIEALIIQAVFGIAFGVFAGLKKGKLFDSTVLVVSLLVIAVPTFVLGFVFQLIFGVQLGWAKPTVGANADWGNLILPAVVLGLVSFAYVLRLTRASVSENMNADYVRTATAKGLSRPRVVIAHILRNSLIPVVTYLGANLGGLMGGAIVTEGIFNVPGVGNKLFQAIQRSEGPTIVAIVSVLVLVFVITNLLVDLLYAWLDPRIRYDQ from the coding sequence GTGGTTCGCTTCATATTCCGCAGGCTCCTCCAGGTCATCCCGGTATTCTTGGGGACCACGCTCCTCGTGTATTACATGGTCTTCGCTCTTCCCGGGGACCCCATTGCCGCGCTCTTCGGTGACCGCCAGCCTCCGCAGAGCGTTATCGACGCCCTGCGGGCCCAGTACAACCTGGACCAGCCGTTCTGGGTTCAGTACGGACTCTTCCTCAAGAACCTGTTCACCTTCAACCTTGGCGTCGACTTCACCCAGCAGCCCATTGCTGCCGCTCTTGGCAGGGCGTTCCCCGTTACTGCCATGCTGGCGATCGAGGCCTTGATCATCCAAGCTGTCTTTGGCATCGCTTTCGGTGTTTTTGCTGGTCTGAAAAAGGGCAAGCTGTTCGACTCCACGGTCCTGGTGGTCTCACTCCTGGTGATCGCCGTTCCAACGTTCGTTCTCGGGTTCGTCTTCCAGCTCATCTTTGGCGTCCAACTCGGATGGGCAAAGCCCACAGTGGGTGCCAATGCGGACTGGGGCAACCTGATTCTTCCCGCAGTTGTCCTCGGTCTTGTCTCCTTCGCCTATGTCCTTCGCCTCACGCGTGCATCAGTGAGTGAAAACATGAACGCGGACTACGTCCGTACGGCCACGGCCAAAGGGCTGTCCCGTCCCCGCGTCGTGATCGCCCACATCCTGAGGAACTCGCTGATTCCTGTGGTGACCTACCTGGGGGCGAACCTCGGTGGCCTCATGGGCGGCGCCATTGTCACGGAAGGCATCTTCAACGTGCCCGGAGTGGGAAACAAGCTGTTCCAGGCCATCCAGCGCAGCGAGGGGCCAACCATCGTAGCCATCGTCAGCGTCCTGGTTCTGGTCTTCGTTATCACCAACCTCTTGGTTGACCTCCTGTACGCCTGGCTTGACCCGAGGATCCGCTATGACCAGTAA
- a CDS encoding SCO1664 family protein, whose product MPTPDLLTGELTLTGRITTASNATFLGTIGELVVVYKPRAGESPLWDFPSGTLAHREAAAYKVSEVFGWNIVPHTWLRDGPLGEGMVQAWQEEDPSQNPVDLVPAEAVPGSDWKQVLRGQGEDGQMVALVHEDSAALRRMAVFDVVVNNADRKGNHILAMTEGHRHGVDHGLTFHHEHKLRTVLWGWIGDALNADELEGIDRVREGLQGQLGQQLADLLSAEEVEALALRCDRLRSDGQFPAPSGQAPAVPWPLF is encoded by the coding sequence ATGCCGACGCCGGACTTGCTGACCGGGGAGCTCACCCTCACCGGACGCATCACGACGGCATCCAACGCCACATTCCTCGGCACCATCGGCGAACTCGTGGTGGTCTACAAGCCCAGGGCCGGTGAGAGCCCGCTCTGGGATTTTCCCAGCGGTACCCTGGCGCATCGTGAGGCTGCCGCCTACAAAGTTTCCGAAGTGTTCGGCTGGAACATCGTGCCCCACACCTGGTTGCGCGATGGGCCGCTGGGCGAAGGGATGGTCCAGGCCTGGCAGGAGGAAGACCCCAGCCAAAATCCAGTGGACCTCGTTCCGGCAGAGGCCGTACCCGGCAGCGACTGGAAACAAGTGCTCCGCGGGCAGGGCGAGGACGGGCAGATGGTGGCCCTTGTCCATGAAGATTCAGCGGCGCTCAGGAGAATGGCTGTGTTCGACGTCGTGGTCAACAACGCCGACCGCAAAGGCAACCACATCCTGGCCATGACGGAGGGCCACCGCCACGGCGTAGACCACGGGCTCACCTTCCACCACGAACATAAGCTGCGCACGGTGTTGTGGGGGTGGATCGGAGACGCCCTGAACGCCGACGAACTCGAAGGCATAGATCGTGTCCGCGAAGGGCTCCAGGGTCAGCTGGGCCAACAACTGGCAGACCTGCTTAGCGCAGAAGAAGTCGAAGCACTTGCTCTGCGCTGCGACCGCTTGCGCTCTGATGGGCAATTCCCCGCGCCCAGCGGACAAGCGCCCGCGGTGCCCTGGCCGTTGTTTTAG
- a CDS encoding alpha/beta hydrolase, with translation MSFTYDDSPAVGIVFDDGAADALISAADSADQVLRGEGGFLDGTMDHAVADFKGGYARLFTQACAIRGDDRARLAGVLAMLAEDVRQAKLKAREEKSRQKKLAAWRQRADVREQELASLDPARQSAALLSTVDDPKPEETRVAPPTISAVFSARDRARFAGGSGGGTSSADPGKLRGFVSQSRAAANILDVELGRIRNAWSGFTSACSWVNSGSVTFVSGFEELLTENAADATWLEQIAAAFETAGSGSMADTMLNSALIQYAPPGQIGLNDIGALNAAQLKAWLAAPANKDRLQGLLSRPGLDPVVTAKWWAGLGHTIVDGAIEPGEAQLLLIEAIPGVIGNLNGITATARNLANRKRLVTEQERINAELARTPPFLPASQGMSMTNPAWTRLQTQQKALNGITDALRNAGGTKAVLLGFDLTHGSPKAQVSAGNPDTADNVTYAVSGMLITPQSGFNGWAANANNLKRQQQRLFPGESFAVVAWINYEPPTVPTVNSGDAARAGAERFVTDLQGFNAVREGLGNRAPETLNVLAHSYGTTVTSNALASAELNVASFTMLGSAGIEKEIRNAGDLHVPAGQVYTTEASGDGLADLGRFQRQDPRLESFGANVFSSEEATIEGTQYQGTTEHNTLVNEKGGGGYGYLDKGTTALYEAALTTTGNGDRILPGARPVSPPAGFAGR, from the coding sequence ATGAGTTTTACCTATGATGACAGCCCAGCCGTCGGAATCGTCTTTGATGATGGCGCTGCCGACGCTTTGATCAGTGCTGCTGATTCAGCGGATCAGGTTCTGCGTGGCGAGGGTGGATTCCTGGACGGAACCATGGATCACGCCGTGGCGGACTTCAAAGGAGGATACGCCCGGTTGTTCACCCAGGCTTGTGCCATCAGGGGTGATGACCGCGCCAGGCTTGCCGGTGTTCTCGCGATGTTGGCGGAGGACGTCCGGCAAGCGAAGCTCAAAGCACGGGAGGAGAAGTCCCGGCAGAAGAAACTTGCTGCCTGGAGGCAACGCGCCGATGTTCGTGAACAGGAACTGGCGTCCCTCGACCCAGCCCGCCAGTCGGCGGCCCTGCTGAGCACGGTAGATGATCCGAAACCCGAGGAAACGCGGGTTGCGCCGCCAACGATTTCGGCGGTGTTTTCCGCACGCGACCGGGCCCGGTTTGCCGGTGGATCGGGAGGCGGAACAAGCTCGGCTGATCCTGGAAAGCTGCGCGGGTTCGTGTCCCAGTCCCGGGCCGCCGCGAACATCCTGGACGTGGAGCTGGGGAGAATCCGGAATGCGTGGAGCGGTTTCACCTCAGCGTGTTCGTGGGTGAACAGCGGCAGTGTCACGTTTGTGTCGGGATTCGAGGAACTGCTGACTGAAAACGCCGCTGACGCGACGTGGCTTGAGCAGATCGCCGCGGCATTCGAAACAGCCGGCAGCGGCTCCATGGCCGACACCATGCTCAACAGCGCCCTCATACAGTACGCACCACCAGGGCAAATCGGTTTGAACGACATCGGGGCCCTGAACGCCGCACAACTGAAAGCCTGGCTCGCCGCCCCTGCGAACAAGGACCGACTTCAGGGACTCCTCAGCCGACCGGGGCTTGACCCCGTAGTGACAGCCAAGTGGTGGGCCGGTCTCGGCCACACAATCGTCGACGGGGCAATTGAACCCGGCGAGGCCCAGTTGCTCCTGATCGAGGCCATCCCCGGAGTCATCGGGAACCTGAACGGAATCACCGCGACCGCCCGGAACCTCGCCAACCGCAAACGCCTCGTCACCGAGCAGGAGCGCATCAACGCCGAACTCGCCAGAACGCCTCCATTCCTGCCCGCCAGCCAAGGCATGTCCATGACCAACCCGGCCTGGACACGGCTGCAAACCCAACAAAAAGCCCTGAACGGCATCACCGATGCACTGAGGAACGCGGGCGGAACCAAAGCTGTCCTGCTGGGTTTCGATCTGACTCACGGCTCACCGAAAGCACAGGTCTCTGCGGGTAATCCCGATACGGCTGACAACGTTACCTACGCTGTGTCCGGCATGCTCATTACCCCTCAAAGCGGTTTCAACGGCTGGGCAGCAAACGCCAACAACCTGAAACGGCAACAACAGCGGCTTTTCCCAGGCGAGTCCTTTGCCGTGGTGGCGTGGATCAACTATGAACCGCCCACGGTCCCGACCGTGAACAGCGGTGATGCAGCACGGGCCGGCGCCGAACGGTTCGTCACAGACCTTCAGGGGTTCAACGCCGTCAGAGAGGGTTTGGGTAACAGGGCCCCGGAGACCTTGAACGTGCTGGCTCATTCCTACGGCACCACTGTGACATCCAACGCCCTCGCGTCCGCGGAATTGAACGTCGCTTCCTTCACGATGCTCGGCTCGGCCGGGATAGAGAAAGAGATCCGGAACGCCGGAGATCTCCACGTGCCCGCCGGGCAGGTCTACACCACCGAAGCCAGCGGTGACGGACTGGCTGATTTGGGTCGCTTCCAACGCCAGGATCCGCGGCTGGAGTCCTTCGGTGCGAATGTGTTCTCCTCGGAAGAGGCCACAATCGAGGGGACCCAGTACCAAGGCACGACCGAACACAACACACTGGTGAACGAAAAGGGCGGTGGCGGTTACGGGTACCTAGACAAGGGAACTACCGCCCTGTATGAAGCTGCCCTAACAACAACCGGCAACGGAGACCGAATCCTGCCAGGCGCACGACCCGTATCGCCACCGGCTGGATTTGCGGGCCGTTGA
- a CDS encoding DUF3090 domain-containing protein has protein sequence MPTRVHEFAWPDRVVIGTIGLPGERTFYLQVRAGKQIVSIALEKQQSALLAEKIDEILDQLITVGGNPFSVPTGTPIELVDNDPLEAVEEQFRTGAISLGWDPTTAQVVIEAYPISELDDEDDEALDLDDATDGEMLLVRMPVGTARAFAKRTREIVDAGRPLCPLCGNPMDADGHVCPSPGF, from the coding sequence ATGCCTACACGTGTTCACGAGTTTGCCTGGCCCGATCGGGTGGTGATCGGCACGATCGGTCTTCCGGGAGAGCGCACGTTCTACCTGCAGGTGCGCGCAGGGAAGCAGATCGTCAGTATCGCCCTGGAGAAACAACAGTCTGCTCTCCTGGCCGAGAAGATCGACGAGATTCTCGACCAGCTCATCACGGTCGGAGGCAACCCCTTCAGCGTTCCCACGGGCACTCCCATTGAGCTTGTGGACAATGACCCGTTGGAGGCCGTTGAGGAGCAGTTCCGTACCGGAGCCATCAGCCTTGGTTGGGACCCAACAACGGCCCAGGTCGTCATAGAGGCCTACCCCATCTCCGAGCTTGATGACGAGGACGATGAGGCACTGGATTTGGACGATGCGACCGACGGCGAAATGCTGCTGGTGCGAATGCCGGTAGGCACCGCCCGTGCTTTCGCCAAGCGCACCCGGGAAATCGTGGACGCCGGCCGTCCGCTGTGTCCGCTGTGTGGCAACCCGATGGATGCCGACGGTCACGTCTGCCCCTCCCCCGGGTTCTGA
- a CDS encoding DNA recombination protein RmuC codes for MDGFGFVLALLMLLIGAAVGLAAGYVVFRRRGAGLEEDFDAVSSRLSEVTAQLAAADAERRLLFTQNRELSAARNSDGSVLRALAPVAEKLTAVQQQVSLLERDRVEQYGQLAQQLQDARSSDEQLLRSTHALASALRSNSARGQWGEVQLRRVVEASGMLRHVDFHEQVHSGRTENTLRPDLVVQLPGDKQLVVDAKVPLASYLAAQEQLHGDGAFGESVTQASTHDSKTLLAQHAKALKAHIDALAGKKYWDIPGNSPELVICFLPAESILASALEADSGLLEHALSRNVVLASPGTLLAVLKSVAFTWRQDVLTDSAHELFELAKQLYERMGTLGENVSKLGSSLKTSVDRYNAMVGTLEARVLPTARKLNTMDDAGLTAPLSVEAVPRALAAPELLTEEPQESAA; via the coding sequence ATGGATGGATTTGGATTCGTTTTGGCACTGCTCATGCTGCTGATCGGCGCGGCCGTGGGTCTGGCGGCCGGCTACGTCGTCTTCCGACGCCGGGGCGCCGGCCTGGAGGAGGACTTCGACGCCGTATCGTCGCGCCTTTCGGAGGTGACGGCTCAGCTCGCAGCGGCCGACGCCGAGCGGCGGCTTTTGTTCACACAGAACCGGGAACTCAGCGCAGCAAGGAACTCTGATGGAAGTGTCCTGCGCGCCCTGGCGCCCGTGGCGGAAAAGCTGACCGCGGTGCAGCAGCAGGTTTCGCTGCTCGAACGTGACCGGGTGGAGCAGTACGGACAGCTCGCACAGCAACTGCAGGACGCCCGTTCGTCCGACGAACAGTTGCTCCGGTCAACCCATGCCCTTGCCTCCGCCCTACGTTCAAACAGCGCACGCGGGCAGTGGGGCGAAGTCCAGCTTCGCCGGGTGGTTGAAGCTTCCGGAATGCTCAGGCACGTGGACTTCCATGAGCAGGTCCACTCGGGCCGCACCGAGAACACGCTGCGACCGGACCTTGTGGTCCAGCTACCCGGGGATAAGCAGTTGGTGGTGGACGCCAAGGTCCCACTGGCCTCATACCTCGCGGCACAGGAACAGCTCCACGGAGACGGGGCATTCGGTGAATCGGTAACGCAAGCCTCCACCCATGATTCCAAGACCCTCCTGGCCCAACACGCCAAGGCCCTGAAGGCGCACATCGACGCCTTGGCCGGAAAGAAGTACTGGGACATCCCTGGGAACTCACCGGAACTGGTGATCTGCTTCCTCCCGGCCGAGTCCATCCTGGCCTCTGCCCTTGAGGCTGACTCCGGCCTGCTTGAACACGCGCTGTCCAGGAACGTCGTCCTGGCGTCACCCGGGACGTTGTTGGCGGTCCTCAAGTCGGTGGCCTTCACGTGGCGGCAGGACGTCCTCACCGATAGCGCCCACGAGCTGTTCGAGCTCGCCAAACAGCTCTACGAGCGCATGGGCACACTGGGAGAAAACGTCAGCAAGCTGGGAAGCTCCCTCAAGACGTCCGTGGACCGCTACAACGCCATGGTGGGCACCCTCGAAGCCCGGGTGCTCCCGACCGCACGGAAGTTGAACACCATGGACGATGCAGGCCTCACGGCCCCCCTGTCCGTGGAAGCTGTTCCTCGGGCATTGGCAGCCCCGGAACTTCTCACCGAGGAGCCCCAGGAGTCTGCTGCTTAA
- the ychF gene encoding redox-regulated ATPase YchF: MALTIGIVGLPNVGKSTLFNALTRNQVLAANYPFATIEPNVGVVNLPDPRLAKLAEIFGSQKLLPAPVSFVDIAGIVKGASEGEGLGNKFLANIREAEAIAQVVRVFDDPDVIHVDGKVDPRSDMETINTELILADLQTIENAIPRIEKEVKIKKREAAELAAIKAAQAVLERGDTIFSSIKSDKLEMEHLKELGLLTAKPFIYVFNADEGILGDPAKQEELRALVAPADAVFLDAKLESDLVELDEEEAREMLEMNGQSESGLDQLARVGFHTLGLQTYLTAGPKETRAWTIRQGDTAPQAAGVIHSDFQRGFIRAEVVSFDDLVDAGSMAEAKSRGKVRIEGKEYVMADGDVVEFRFNV; the protein is encoded by the coding sequence GTGGCTCTTACTATTGGCATCGTCGGACTGCCCAACGTCGGCAAATCAACCCTTTTCAACGCACTGACCCGTAACCAGGTGCTCGCCGCGAACTATCCGTTCGCGACGATCGAGCCGAACGTGGGTGTAGTCAACCTGCCGGATCCGCGCCTCGCGAAGCTGGCCGAGATCTTCGGCTCGCAGAAGCTGCTGCCTGCGCCGGTATCCTTCGTGGACATCGCGGGCATTGTGAAGGGCGCCTCCGAGGGTGAAGGCCTGGGCAACAAGTTCCTGGCCAATATCCGCGAGGCCGAGGCCATTGCCCAGGTGGTCCGTGTGTTCGATGACCCGGATGTCATCCACGTGGACGGCAAAGTGGATCCCCGCTCCGATATGGAGACCATCAACACTGAACTGATCCTGGCCGACCTTCAGACCATCGAAAACGCGATTCCGCGCATCGAAAAAGAAGTCAAGATCAAGAAGCGCGAAGCTGCCGAACTGGCGGCCATCAAAGCGGCCCAGGCTGTCTTGGAGCGCGGCGACACCATTTTCAGCTCGATCAAGAGCGACAAACTGGAGATGGAGCACCTCAAGGAGCTCGGACTTCTCACGGCCAAGCCCTTCATCTACGTTTTCAATGCCGATGAAGGCATCCTGGGCGACCCGGCCAAGCAGGAAGAACTCCGTGCCCTCGTTGCCCCGGCCGACGCGGTCTTCCTGGACGCCAAGCTTGAATCAGACCTCGTTGAACTGGACGAGGAAGAAGCCCGCGAAATGCTGGAAATGAACGGTCAGAGCGAGTCTGGCCTCGACCAGCTGGCGCGCGTCGGATTCCACACTCTAGGCCTACAGACCTACCTCACTGCTGGCCCGAAGGAAACCCGCGCATGGACGATCCGCCAGGGTGACACCGCACCCCAGGCAGCCGGCGTCATCCACTCCGACTTCCAGCGCGGCTTCATCAGGGCTGAGGTTGTCTCCTTCGACGACCTCGTCGACGCCGGCTCCATGGCTGAGGCAAAGTCCCGCGGCAAGGTCCGTATTGAAGGTAAAGAATACGTAATGGCCGACGGCGACGTGGTTGAGTTCCGCTTCAACGTGTGA